The following nucleotide sequence is from Campylobacter coli 76339.
CCTCCAACAGGTGTAAACGCTTGGGTTGGCTTCTATGCTTCTATAGTATTTTTACTTTTATTTATAGTCGTTTTACCTATAATAACTATCATGGAAAGAAAAGGAGCTAAGTAATGAGAGAGCTAAAAATATTTTTAGTAGTAGTAGTTTTTACTGCTCTTGTTTATTGGGGGGTTGAGCCTTATGCACACTCTGTAATGAAACCTCATGTTGCTCCTGCTAATTTTGATTTTGCAGCTGAAGATACAACTTATGCTAAGGGCATAATAGCAGAAAAAGAAATAGCTTTAGAAGATGCAAAAAAATCAAATGATGCAAAAAGAATAGAAAGTGCCCAAAAAGATCTTGATAAAGCTAAAGAAAATTTAGCTAAAGTAGAAAAACTTTGGGCGGATGTTGCAAAGATAGATTTTGCTAAAGGTGATGCTGCAAAAGGTAAAGAATTTTTCAATAGCAATTGTTTTGCGTGTCATGGTCTTAAAGAAGATGGTATAGCAGCAAACATTACAGATTCTTCTTTAGGTGTAATTCCGCCAGATCTTAGTTCTTCAGGTGTTATTTTTGATGAAAAATTTTTAGCAGCTTTGATTATGAATCCTGCTCTTGCTTTAAAAGTAGAACATAAATTTGGAGATGCTTTTATCATGACTGCTTACAATAGCGAAACCTCAGGAGATAGCGAAGAGCTTGTAAATACAAATATAGCTGATGTTATTGCCTATCTAAAAGAAGTAGGTGCTAAATTTGAAGCTAAAGAAAATGATAAAATTAAGCAAGAGGCAGAGCTTAAATACTCAAAAATCGAAGATGCTAATGAAAAATCAGTTTTAATTGAAAAAGAAATTGCCTTTGCTAAAGATAAAGCTACTTTTATAGAGGCTTGCGGTCGTTGTCATGATGTCAAGTATGATAGCTTTCTTACTCCATCTAATTATAATGACTTAGCAAATTATTTAGGTTCAGTTCCGCCTGATCTTTCTATGATGATTAGATCTCGTGGAGAGCAGTATTTGCATGATTTTATCAACAATACTCAAAAACTTCTTCCAGGAACTGCTATGCCAAGAGTAGGTTTAACAGAAGATGCGCAAGCTAAAGTTGTTTCTTATCTTGAAAAAGTAGGTGATAGCAAAAAAGAAGAAAGAGAAAGCACAGGAATTTATATAATGATATTCTTTGCAATCTTAAGTATCTTTGCTATAGGCTGGAAGCGTTCTGTTTGGTCTAAACTTCATTAATATTAGAAATTTTGCCACTTATTATATTTGTGGCAAAATTTCCACCTTCTTTTATATATAGCTTATATTTTTTAATCCAAATAATTATTTTTATTTAAAATAAAATTATAGAAATTTTTTAAAACAAATCAAAATCATAGATAATTGACTCATATAGCTTTTTTAAAATTTAATAATTAGAGAAAACTCTTGCAAATTAAGCATGTTCATAAGTAAATGCTAAACTTAAATTTGATAAAATCTTAGCTTCATTTCGCACGCATCAATCCTTTTTAGCTTGTATAAATTAAGGGATGCGGAGGAATAAAGCTAAATTATAAGGAGAAACTCATGGTTAGTATGAGAGATTTATTGGAATGTGGTGTACATTTTGGACACCAAACAAGACGCTGGAATCCAAAAATGAAAAAATTTATTTTTGGCGAGAGAAAAGGTATCTATGTAATAGACTTACAAAAAACTTTAAGATATTTTAGATATACCTATAATATCGTTCGTGATGCTGCTGCTGAAGGAAAAACTATACTTTTTGTTGGTACAAAAAAACAAGCAGGTGGAGCGATTAAAGAATACGCTGAAAAATGTGGTATGCCTTATGTAAATCACAGATGGTTAGGCGGTATGATGACAAATTTTGGAACTATTCGCCAATCAATTAGAAAATTAGAAGTTATTGAAAAAATGGAAGAAGATGGAAGTATTAAACTTTTAACTAAAAAAGAAGCTTTAATGCTTACAAGAAAAAAAGAGAAATTATTGGCTTATCTTGGCGGAATTCGTTATATGAAAACACAACCTGATATGATTTTCGTTATAGATACAGTAAAAGAAAAAATTGCAGTTCAAGAAGCAAATAGATTAAAAATCCCTGTAGTGGCTCCACTAGATACAAACTGCGATCCTGATCTTGTAACTTATCCTATCCCAGGAAATGATGATGCAATTCGTTCAGTGCAACTTTTCTGCCAAGAAATGGCTGAAGCTATTAATGAAGGAAAAGCATTAAGAGAACAAGATGGTGAGGCTTTACCAAGTGAAGAAAAAGAAATCACAGATGAAGAGAAAAAAGAAGTTTTAGATGAAGCAATGAGCGAAGAAGATTTTAATGGGGAGCAAGAATAATGGCTGAAATTACTGCTGCAATGGTAAAAGAACTCCGCGAAAGTACAGGCGCGGGGATGATGGATTGTAAAAATGCTTTAAGTGAAACAAATGGAGACTTTGATAAAGCAGTTCAACTTTTAAGAGAAAAAGGTTTAGGTAAAGCTGCTAAAAAAGCTGATAGACTTGCTGCTGAAGGTCTAGTTAGTGTTAAAGTAAGTGATGATTTTACAAGCGCAACAGTAAGTGAGATTAACTCAGAAACAGATTTTGTGGCTAAAAATGAACAATTTATCGCTTTAACAAAAGACACAACAGCACATATTCAAAACAATAGCTTACAAAGCGTTGAAGAGCTTCACTCTAGTACAATTAATGGTGTAAAATTTGAAGAATATTTAAAAAGCCAAATTGCAACTATCGGTGAAAACTTAGTTGTAAGAAGATTTGCTAGTTTAAAAGCAAGTGCAAATGGTGTAGTAAATGGGTATATCCATACCAATGGTCGTGTGGGTGTTATCATCGCTGCAGCTTGTGATAGTGCTGAAGTGGCAAACAAATCAAGAGATTTCTTAAAACAACTTTGTATGCATATAGCTGCTATGAGACCAAGTTATTTAAGCTATGAAGATTTAGATATGGAATTTGTAGAAAACGAATACAAAGCTTTGGTTGCAGAACTTGAAAAAGAAAATGAAGAAAGACGCAGACTTAAAGATCCAAATAAACCAGAGCATAAAATTCCTAAATTTGCAAGTCGTAAACAACTTAGCGATGCGATTTTAAAAGAAGCTGAAGAGAATATAAAAGAAGAGCTTAAAGCTCAAGGCAAACCTGAAAAAATTTGGGACAATATTATCCCTGGTAAAATGAATAGCTTTATAGCAGATAATTCTCAACTTGATAGCAAGCTTACTTTAATGGGTCAATTTTATGTAATGGATGATAAAAAAACCATCGAGCAAGTGATTGCTGAAAAAGAAAAAGAATTAGGTGGAAAAATCAAAATCGTTGAATTCATTCGTTTTGAAGTAGGAGAAGGTTTAGAAAAGAAAACCGAAGATTTTGCTGCTGAAGTTGCTGCACAGCTTTAAAGTATCAAAATGGAATTATTAAGAGCGGAAAATTTAGGCCATAGCTTTGACTATCCGCTCTTTGAAAATTTAAATTTTACTTTAAATAAAAAAGATTGCATTGCTATACAAGGTAGCAGTGGTTGTGGGAAATCTACTCTTTTACATATAATTTCTTCTTTATTGAAACCAAACAAGGGTGAGGTTTTTTTTAAGGGTCAAAATCTTTACAAGATAAATGAAAATGAAAGACTCAAAATTCGCCGTTATGACTTTGGTATCATTTTTCAAACTCATTATCTTTTTAAGGGTTTTTATGCTTTAGAAAATATAGAACTTGCTAGTGTTTTATCAAATCAAGATTTGGATGAAAAAATCTTAAAAAAATTAGGTATCTATGAGCTTTTAAAACAAAAAATAGGTAAATTAAGCGGAGGTCAACAACAACGAGTAAGTATAGCTAGAGTACTTTGTAAAAAACCAAAAATCATTTTTGCTGATGAGGCTACGGGAAATTTGGATTTTGATAATGCTAAAAATGTTATAGAGCTTTTGGTTTCTTATGCTAAGGAAAATGACGCTGCTTTGTTTTTTGTTACTCATGATTCTAAGCTTGCTCAATTTTGCGATAAGACTTATATTTTAAATACTAATGGAATTTGTTAATTATTTAGGAGATAAAAATGTAGCCACCTTTATGTTGCTCTTTGCTAGAATGAGTGGACTTATAGTATTTTTTCCTTTTTTTTCTCATAATTCTATCCCTATGGTTATCAAAACTACTTTTGCATTATTTTTAACCATGTATTTATTCCCTTTGGCAAAACTTGAAATTTTACACCTCGATAGTTTTTTTGTTATTCAGCTTTTAAGTGAAGTGATTTTTGGAATGATAGCCGGACTTATGTTGCAGATTATTTTTGCTATTATTATGATGGCGGGCGAGCAGATAGCTTTTACCATGGGATTTACTATGGCTAGCGTTTTGGATCCAAGTTCCGGAACAAACATGCCTATCACTTCTCAAATTTTACATTTAATTGCTTTATTATTTTTTCTTGCTTTTGATGGTCATCATTTAATGCTTTTATTTTTAAGTCATTCTTTGGGCTATATTAGTCTTGGTGGTTTTTATCCTCATGAAAATTTAATGCATTATCTAAATATGGGAATGTTAAATATTTTTATTATAGGTTTTACGATGAGTTTCCCAATACTTGGAATTTCTCTTTTAGCGGACACTATTTTTGGACTTTTGATGAAAACTATGCCACAATTTAATCTTCTAGTAATTGGCTATCCTATCAAGATAGCTTTAGGATTTATAGTGTTAATAGCTATTTTACTTGTAATGATGCAATATTTTAAAGATTTGATTTTAGAGGTTTTTACTCATATGCAAACTCTATTTTTCGCCTAAGCAAAGGATAAATGAAAATGTTATAGAATAGCAATTATTTTTAAGGATTAAAGTGATGAAAATTTTACTTTTAAATGAAAACCCTGTTGTATCAAGACTTATAAGCTTGAGCGCAAAAAAAATGTCTTATGATTTTGAAGAAATTAATACTTATGATGAAAATTTAGGTCATTATGATGTGATTATAGTCGACAGCGACACACCTGCTCCTTTGAAAATTCTTAAAGAAAAATGTGATAAATTAATTTTTTTAGCTCCTCGCAATCAAAGCGTAGATATTGAAGCTCAAATTTTACACAAGCCATTTTTACCTACAGACTTTTTAAATTTACTAAATCAAGAAAATCTTAAAATCGATGATTCTATTGTTCTGCCTATTGATGAATCTGAAAATCCTTATGCTGATATCAGTTTAGATCTAGACAGTTTAAATTTGGATGACTTGCCAGATGAAAATAATAATGCACAAGAAAGTGATTTTTCTTTAGAGAAAAGTTTAGAGTCTCTAACTTTAGATGATATGGAAGAAGAAGAAGAAGAGGCAAGTCAAAAAGAAATTGCTAGTGAAAACATAGATGAAGAGTTAAATTTGGATGATTTAAGTCTTGATGAAGAGCAAGAAGGGGACAATAGTACATCAGAGCAAGTTGAAGTCAGTCGTTTAGAAGAAAAACATGAAGAAGCTTTAGAAGCGCTATCTCAAGATGATATTTTAAACGATGAATTTAGCGAAGAAAAGGAAGAAGAGCTAGAGACTCAAGAGCAAGATGCAGAAGAGCAAGATAAGATAGAAGATATTCAAGAGCTTGAAGATAAAACTGTTGATTTGGACAGTGATTTATCGCAAGATGATGAAATTTCTAATGCTCAAGAGATAAGCATAGATGATGTTTTAGATGCAAAAGAAGAAACTCAACCGGATGTATTAAAAGAAGAAGAACCTGATAAAACTCAAGCACAAGATTTTGTTGCAGATGATTTTCCTATTGTCGAAGAGCAAGAAACAGAGCTTGATTTTGATGATATTCCAGAAGATGCTGAATTTTTAGGACAAGCAAAAGAAGAGGATGAAGCTGTAGAGGATTTCTTGCCTGTTGTAGAAGATCAAGAAAATTTAGATGAGCATGATGAATTTGAAGAAATGAGTAATTTAAGTACTCAAGATCAAATCAAAGAAGAATTAGCACAACTTGATGAGCTTGAATATGATATTGACAGTGATGATAGTATCAAGGTTTTAGAGGATTTTAAGGAGGAGCCTATCTTGGATGATAAAGATTTACCAAGCAATGATGAAGAAGTTATTGTTCCAAAATTAGAAATTAATGATTTTGATAGTTTAAAAGAAAGTGATATACAAGCAGCTTTGGGCGAAGAAATATCTACTTTAAAAGATAATAAAAATGAGAAATTAGAAACCAAAGAAGAACAATTATCGAGTGAAACGAGCGAAGAAATTGTTAATGAATTGAGTCAGAGCATAGCAGGGGCTATCACTTCAAGCATTAAAGATGATACCTTAAAAGCAGCGCTTAAGGGTATGAATATGAATATAAATATTAGCATTAGTTTTAATGAGGATAAAAATTGAGCGCTTTTATATTATTAGTTTCAGGGCCAAGCGGAGCAGGAAAATCTACTCTTTTAAAAAGACTTTTTGATGAATTCCAAGAAGAGCTTTATTTTTCTATTTCTTCAACAACACGCTTGCCAAGAGAAGGCGAGCAGCATGGGGTGGATTATTATTTTATCACACATGATGAATTTCAACAAGGTATAGATAAGGAGCAATTTTTAGAATGGGCTAAAGTGCATGAAAATTTTTATGGCACTTCGCTTGAGCATACACAAAATGCTTTAAATAATGGCAAAATAGTTGTTTTTGATATAGATGTACAGGGTTTTAATATAGCTAGAAAGAAAATGGCTGAAAAAATTGTTTCTGTTTTTATCACAACAAAAAATAAAGATGAATTAAAAAAAAGACTTATTAAGCGAAATACTGATACAATATCACAACTAGAGAAGAGATTGCAAAATGCGAGTGATGAAATGAAAGAGCTTAATGAGTATGATTATTTGATCATTAACGATAAGCTAGAAGAAAGTTACGAAGCCTTAAGAGCAATTTTAATCGCCCATAAGTTCAAGACTAAAGGGCAAAATCTAGAACAAATTCAAAATATTTGGAACAAAGGAGAATAAAATGGGTGGTTGGTCAAGTCCAAGTCATTGGTTAATTATTTTATTAATTGTAGTATTGCTTTTTGGAGCTAAAAAGATACCAGAGCTTGCAAAAGGCTTGGGTAAAGGTATCAAGACTTTTAAAGATGAAATGAGCAATGAGGATGAAGCAGCAAAAAATGCAAATGCACATAAAATCGAAGAAAAGCAAAATACAACCAATCATACAAGCACTGATGCAAATATAGATGAAGTAAAAAAATCTTAAGGCTTAGTTTTTGAAAAATATTATTTTTAATGAAATTAAAAAAATTCTAGAGTGTGATTTTGCGCTTGAAAACCCGAAGGATAAAAACCTAGCTCATTTTGCTACTCCTTTGGCTTTTTCTTTGGCTAAAGAATTAAAAAAATCGCCTATTGCCATAGCAAATGATTTAGCTTTTAAATTTCAAGAGCATGATTATTTTGATAAGGTTGAAGCACTCAATGGGTATTTAAATTTTAGACTATCAAAAACCTTTTTAAATGATCTTGCAAACAAAGCTTTGCAAAATCCAAATGAATTCTCCAAAGGAGAGGGTAAAACTGAAAGTTTTTTACTTGAATATGTCAGCGCCAATC
It contains:
- a CDS encoding Twin-arginine translocation protein TatA, producing the protein MGGWSSPSHWLIILLIVVLLFGAKKIPELAKGLGKGIKTFKDEMSNEDEAAKNANAHKIEEKQNTTNHTSTDANIDEVKKS
- a CDS encoding Highly acidic protein: MKILLLNENPVVSRLISLSAKKMSYDFEEINTYDENLGHYDVIIVDSDTPAPLKILKEKCDKLIFLAPRNQSVDIEAQILHKPFLPTDFLNLLNQENLKIDDSIVLPIDESENPYADISLDLDSLNLDDLPDENNNAQESDFSLEKSLESLTLDDMEEEEEEASQKEIASENIDEELNLDDLSLDEEQEGDNSTSEQVEVSRLEEKHEEALEALSQDDILNDEFSEEKEEELETQEQDAEEQDKIEDIQELEDKTVDLDSDLSQDDEISNAQEISIDDVLDAKEETQPDVLKEEEPDKTQAQDFVADDFPIVEEQETELDFDDIPEDAEFLGQAKEEDEAVEDFLPVVEDQENLDEHDEFEEMSNLSTQDQIKEELAQLDELEYDIDSDDSIKVLEDFKEEPILDDKDLPSNDEEVIVPKLEINDFDSLKESDIQAALGEEISTLKDNKNEKLETKEEQLSSETSEEIVNELSQSIAGAITSSIKDDTLKAALKGMNMNINISISFNEDKN
- a CDS encoding ubiquinol cytochrome C oxidoreductase, cytochrome C1 subunit, which encodes MRELKIFLVVVVFTALVYWGVEPYAHSVMKPHVAPANFDFAAEDTTYAKGIIAEKEIALEDAKKSNDAKRIESAQKDLDKAKENLAKVEKLWADVAKIDFAKGDAAKGKEFFNSNCFACHGLKEDGIAANITDSSLGVIPPDLSSSGVIFDEKFLAALIMNPALALKVEHKFGDAFIMTAYNSETSGDSEELVNTNIADVIAYLKEVGAKFEAKENDKIKQEAELKYSKIEDANEKSVLIEKEIAFAKDKATFIEACGRCHDVKYDSFLTPSNYNDLANYLGSVPPDLSMMIRSRGEQYLHDFINNTQKLLPGTAMPRVGLTEDAQAKVVSYLEKVGDSKKEERESTGIYIMIFFAILSIFAIGWKRSVWSKLH
- a CDS encoding SSU ribosomal protein S2p (SAe) — translated: MVSMRDLLECGVHFGHQTRRWNPKMKKFIFGERKGIYVIDLQKTLRYFRYTYNIVRDAAAEGKTILFVGTKKQAGGAIKEYAEKCGMPYVNHRWLGGMMTNFGTIRQSIRKLEVIEKMEEDGSIKLLTKKEALMLTRKKEKLLAYLGGIRYMKTQPDMIFVIDTVKEKIAVQEANRLKIPVVAPLDTNCDPDLVTYPIPGNDDAIRSVQLFCQEMAEAINEGKALREQDGEALPSEEKEITDEEKKEVLDEAMSEEDFNGEQE
- a CDS encoding Translation elongation factor Ts, with product MAEITAAMVKELRESTGAGMMDCKNALSETNGDFDKAVQLLREKGLGKAAKKADRLAAEGLVSVKVSDDFTSATVSEINSETDFVAKNEQFIALTKDTTAHIQNNSLQSVEELHSSTINGVKFEEYLKSQIATIGENLVVRRFASLKASANGVVNGYIHTNGRVGVIIAAACDSAEVANKSRDFLKQLCMHIAAMRPSYLSYEDLDMEFVENEYKALVAELEKENEERRRLKDPNKPEHKIPKFASRKQLSDAILKEAEENIKEELKAQGKPEKIWDNIIPGKMNSFIADNSQLDSKLTLMGQFYVMDDKKTIEQVIAEKEKELGGKIKIVEFIRFEVGEGLEKKTEDFAAEVAAQL
- a CDS encoding Guanylate kinase, with translation MSAFILLVSGPSGAGKSTLLKRLFDEFQEELYFSISSTTRLPREGEQHGVDYYFITHDEFQQGIDKEQFLEWAKVHENFYGTSLEHTQNALNNGKIVVFDIDVQGFNIARKKMAEKIVSVFITTKNKDELKKRLIKRNTDTISQLEKRLQNASDEMKELNEYDYLIINDKLEESYEALRAILIAHKFKTKGQNLEQIQNIWNKGE
- a CDS encoding Flagellar biosynthesis protein FliR → MEFVNYLGDKNVATFMLLFARMSGLIVFFPFFSHNSIPMVIKTTFALFLTMYLFPLAKLEILHLDSFFVIQLLSEVIFGMIAGLMLQIIFAIIMMAGEQIAFTMGFTMASVLDPSSGTNMPITSQILHLIALLFFLAFDGHHLMLLFLSHSLGYISLGGFYPHENLMHYLNMGMLNIFIIGFTMSFPILGISLLADTIFGLLMKTMPQFNLLVIGYPIKIALGFIVLIAILLVMMQYFKDLILEVFTHMQTLFFA
- a CDS encoding Putative ABC transporter ATP binding protein; this encodes MELLRAENLGHSFDYPLFENLNFTLNKKDCIAIQGSSGCGKSTLLHIISSLLKPNKGEVFFKGQNLYKINENERLKIRRYDFGIIFQTHYLFKGFYALENIELASVLSNQDLDEKILKKLGIYELLKQKIGKLSGGQQQRVSIARVLCKKPKIIFADEATGNLDFDNAKNVIELLVSYAKENDAALFFVTHDSKLAQFCDKTYILNTNGIC